The Methanothermobacter tenebrarum genome has a window encoding:
- the hmd gene encoding 5,10-methenyltetrahydromethanopterin hydrogenase, with the protein MKVAILGAGCYRTHAATGITNFARACEVAEEVGKPEIAMTHSTITMAAELKELANIDDIIISDPVFDNQFVVIDDFDYEEVIEAHKEDPEKIMPKIREKVDEVAKDLPKPPEGAIHFVHPEELGLEVTTDDREAVADADWIMTWLPKGDIQPSIIEKFIDNLKKGAIVTHACTIPTTKFYEIFAERHGDLATSPETLNISSYHPGAVPEMKGQVYIAEGYASDEAIKTLLELGEKARSKAYKLPAELLGPVCDMCSALTAVTYAGILTYRDAVTKNLGAPAGFAQMMAKEALEQLTGLMEKVGIDKMEDHLDPGTLLGTADSMNFGSLSEILPSTFEVLEKRKK; encoded by the coding sequence ATGAAAGTTGCAATATTAGGTGCTGGTTGTTATAGGACGCATGCCGCAACTGGTATAACAAACTTTGCAAGAGCTTGCGAAGTCGCGGAAGAAGTGGGTAAACCAGAGATAGCCATGACCCATTCAACGATAACAATGGCAGCAGAATTAAAAGAATTAGCAAATATAGATGATATTATAATATCAGATCCAGTATTCGATAACCAATTCGTGGTAATAGACGACTTCGACTATGAGGAAGTTATAGAAGCCCACAAGGAAGACCCTGAAAAAATAATGCCAAAAATCAGAGAAAAGGTGGATGAGGTGGCTAAGGACCTTCCAAAACCACCAGAAGGTGCAATACACTTTGTACACCCTGAAGAATTAGGATTAGAGGTTACAACAGATGACAGGGAAGCCGTGGCCGACGCTGATTGGATCATGACCTGGCTGCCAAAAGGCGACATCCAACCTAGTATCATAGAAAAATTCATAGACAACCTAAAAAAGGGTGCAATTGTAACACATGCTTGCACAATACCCACCACAAAATTCTATGAAATATTCGCAGAAAGACACGGAGACCTCGCCACCTCACCAGAAACCCTCAACATATCATCATACCACCCAGGCGCAGTACCGGAAATGAAAGGACAAGTCTACATAGCAGAAGGATATGCCTCAGACGAAGCAATAAAAACCCTCCTAGAATTAGGTGAAAAAGCAAGAAGCAAAGCCTATAAATTACCAGCAGAACTCCTAGGCCCAGTATGTGACATGTGCTCCGCACTCACCGCAGTAACCTATGCAGGCATACTCACCTACAGAGACGCTGTGACTAAAAACCTTGGCGCGCCAGCAGGATTCGCTCAAATGATGGCCAAAGAAGCCCTTGAACAATTAACCGGATTAATGGAAAAGGTTGGAATAGACAAAATGGAGGATCACCTAGACCCTGGAACACTCCTCGGAACAGCAGACTCCATGAACTTCGGATCCCTCTCGGAGATACTTCCATCAACATTCGAAGTCCTTGAAAAAAGGAAAAAATAA
- the hmdB gene encoding 5,10-methenyltetrahydromethanopterin hydrogenase cofactor biosynthesis protein HmdB, translated as MIERILKKAENMQPLKDDEIIQLFKIDDRGDFNRLMDVARQLREENRGPIKLTSTIHVTNKCKITPKCKYCGFAAGTSPQGYYKEFSRKDEEILEAAKRIEKAGIPRVSCSGAHGYNGKHATRAAKIVKENTSLELLINVGSDLKRKNIQELAKYGTDTICCNLETINKKLFHYLKPGETLKQRIKVCELISEKGLELSSGLLIGIGETYKDRIKHLKFLKKFKSLGEVPIMGFNPYKDTPMEKHPPCPIDDQMKTIAITRILYPHLRITVPAPTIGPENVKFSLIAGADNIATVIPDDYPLHVKGVGSPHVGNLKKIVKIIESMGLKAEIKNLASPSPW; from the coding sequence TTGATAGAAAGGATCCTCAAAAAAGCAGAAAACATGCAACCGTTAAAAGACGATGAAATAATCCAACTATTCAAAATAGATGACAGAGGAGACTTTAATAGGCTAATGGATGTTGCAAGGCAACTTAGAGAAGAAAATAGGGGTCCCATAAAGCTTACATCAACCATTCATGTGACTAATAAATGTAAAATCACCCCAAAATGTAAATATTGTGGATTCGCCGCCGGCACATCACCCCAAGGATACTACAAAGAATTCTCAAGAAAAGATGAAGAAATATTAGAAGCAGCAAAAAGAATAGAAAAAGCCGGGATTCCAAGGGTCAGTTGCTCAGGCGCCCACGGATACAATGGGAAACACGCTACCAGAGCAGCTAAAATAGTCAAAGAAAATACTAGCCTAGAATTACTCATAAACGTGGGCTCAGACCTCAAAAGAAAAAACATACAAGAACTAGCAAAGTATGGAACCGACACCATATGCTGCAACCTAGAAACAATAAACAAAAAACTCTTCCATTACCTCAAACCAGGAGAAACACTAAAACAACGCATAAAAGTATGCGAGCTCATATCAGAAAAAGGCCTAGAACTCTCATCAGGACTATTAATAGGAATCGGAGAAACATACAAGGACAGGATAAAACACCTAAAATTCCTCAAAAAATTCAAAAGCCTCGGAGAAGTACCTATAATGGGATTCAACCCATACAAGGACACCCCAATGGAAAAACATCCGCCATGTCCAATAGACGATCAGATGAAAACCATAGCAATAACAAGAATATTATACCCCCACCTAAGGATAACAGTACCCGCACCCACCATAGGCCCCGAAAATGTGAAATTTTCCCTCATAGCAGGCGCAGACAACATAGCAACAGTAATACCCGACGATTATCCCCTACACGTCAAAGGCGTCGGATCACCACACGTAGGGAATCTTAAAAAAATAGTTAAAATCATAG